The following DNA comes from Musa acuminata AAA Group cultivar baxijiao chromosome BXJ1-4, Cavendish_Baxijiao_AAA, whole genome shotgun sequence.
TAACAAGAATAACAACAAAGGTGAGTCACTACTGTTTCTGATGGCTGTTTTTAGTTGAATTTTTCAACGGAATCTTCGTCCTATCTCTTGCCTAAAAAACTAAAATCATATTCTGTCTCACTATAGGTAAGAAGTTTCATGTTCCTCTCCACTAGTGTACCATTCTAACATGTCAACTATCAAAATGAGTAACCCAAGGAACTTATTCTCTTGTTAAGCAAAATCAGAGTATATACCTTGGACAATGCAAGAAATCATTAAAGACGAGACGAGCAAAGCTTTTTTGTACTAGCTGCAGTAATGGACCAATAGAAAGTTAAAAaaccattattttcaaatttcaCATGATAGTATGTACTCTATACAGAGATTGCAATAAAGCACATCTACCTTGTTGTATGGAGAATGGAAAACAAAATAGTTTGCATCCGAAATAGAGAACTGTTTTCCCTCAATCTTTTCGAACCTAACAACATGATAAGAGTGTGAAAAACAATTTGATGGTTACAAGTTGAAAGAACGAGAGGAGAATAAGCCAATTTTATTCTTCCAAACTTACTTTCCACAAAAGCGCTTGTAACAGGAATCAAGTGCCATAAGGTAGCATGTTTGTGACAGCTTGCCATCAACAACCTACATGGGCATTTATACTGATCAATATAACAAGGTAATACATGAGAAACTGAACGCTAAAAGAAATGTAGAAATCCTTTCTACTTCATATATAAAAGCACAAACTTCAAATAAAGTATTCAGCAACTTTTTGAAGAATCATGTCACTTGGAGAAATTTATTACAGACTGGTATCAATTATTTATCTGACAAACAGACTCCATGGAACCAGACTTCCAAAGATCAGTAGTAAGGAATTTAAACTGAACTTCCAACAATTAAAAATTAGCACTTAGCTACTGCTTCTAGAAACTTAGCAGCATTATATGTGAAGTGCTGGAAAAGAAAATAATAGACAATCAGCACTTGCATGGTTCCATCCCAAGGCAACAATCAAAAACAGGAAAACAAAACACAAAATAGCCATTTCTATGTTACATGAGAAGATAAATCCAAAATGGAACAGAAGCATACTGGATATTCACTTGCAAGATTTGGCTTGTAAAAATCATAAACATGAGCCATGTGAGTCCCCCTGAATTTACTTTCAAAGGAAATCGGAGCATTAGGCCCAATCAGCATTGCGATAGCAGCTGCACCCCCAGTAGGCCGAGCTGGCCCTTCTGCATATACCTAGAGGTAAGAAGAAATTGGCTATTTCAAGATAAATTAATCAAAAATGGTATGGCAAAGAAATCTATAccatttttttcaaaaaagacAAGTAATGAGATCAAGAAAGCAAAGAATaatatcaaattaaatatatgCACGGTAACAATCAGGCTACTTGCAGAAGAATATTGCTATTGCCATACCGCACTATCTGTACAGACAACTAATCCATATCGTCCATCCCAGGAGCTGctttcaacccaatttacacaattGAACAAAGCAGCTGTTCCCCCATAGCATGCATTTGTGGAGTCAACACCTTCAACATCAGTATTATCATATTCCTATAGTAATGAAATTTGAGCAACTGGATTTTAGTGACCAAAAATagatataaaaatgaaataaagaatttCAGCACAACAATTTTACTGTAAACAACTGAGATGCAATTTTAGAAGATAAGTATCATATGGTGAAACGACCAAGAAGTCCATGCTATCCTATATCTAAATTATTTCATGTGCCATCTACTTAACTTGATGCTTTAACGTTGGAACAATGCTCTCTGGACAATCACATATGTATGGATACATTTAAAGAAAGGCGTTTTGTAAAAACGGTACAAACCTCAAAAACTTGCATCAACCAAGTTTTGATAGACTTGCTCTTATCAATCACTGTTTCACTACCAACTTCCAGGCGACCAATTTGTCTTGGATCAATCTGATACTTCTCAAGGAGGGACAAAACAACCGTCAAGCTGGGAGAGAATCAAGGTCAACATTCATATCTTAGAACATTGTGCATAAAATGGGACCAGCAAAAAGAGTAACATAACCGACATATTCAAGAGCAATAGCTGGAAGGATGAGTAATGATTGAATAGGATGTTTGCctctatatgtatatgtatatgtatgtatatatatacacatatacacacacagatatatatatatatatatatatatatatatatatatatatatatatatatatatatatatgatattttatttttgcatgATTATGTTGATATTTTCATGTACAAATGTCTCCAAACATAAAAAACTAAAATATCTCACAATGAAACTAATCCAGCTACGTAACTTTTCTCACTGAAGGGATTATTACCTCATAGAAATTACATCTTCCAGGTCAGTGCAAAAGGCCATGCAGTCTTGCCCTAGTCCAATGGTATACTTCCCTTTACTCGCCCCATCATAATCCTCGAGCGCTTCCTGCAGTGAGCACCATGTATATAAGAAATTTACATCAGAAAATTAGGATGCTCAAACAATAAAATAAACATGAAAAATCAAACAGCAAGAGTAACTTAGCACAAGCTTGACTCTCTAATTTATTTCGTTTATTTCTGCAAGTTCACAGGATCAGAAAATCATATACCTGAGCAAGTATTAAATAAAGGCATCTTAACACTTCAATATAATCCCAAAAATAAGGTTGATTAACGAAAAATCAACCTGATTTTGCCAAGAATTTGCGTCTTGGACTTCACCGtcaatctaagaattctctttgaTTAATCATACACACAATAaatgaaccaaaaaaaaaaatgaaacgaAAGAAGACTACAACCCAATTGTACCCAAAGTTGAAGAATCCAGAAGTGACGAAGCAACACAGACGTAAAGAGACGTCATCCCACGACGACTTACCTGTTGGACGCAAGTGGGGGGAAAGTAGATATCCATTGCCAGAATCCCAACATCCATTCTCCCCGGTTCCATCGCCCGCCTCCCGAAGTCGACCAAGCTCAAGCCAACAGATGagcagaatctctctctctctctctctcggggcgACAAGAACGTTTCTCTTCCTCCCTCTTACAAAGGAGatacgcgctctctctctctctctctcttcgtcccTCTCTATCTAAACTCAGCCTTCTCGAGGACATTTTAAAGCCCTCACCGGCGTCATCCTCGACCTAATCACACCGCCCTTTTGGCTGCCCTTCAAAGTTCCCACGCTTACCTGCCGCGTACCCTCGTGGGAAACGGAAACCAGTTGTCACGTCGGTCCCACCGGTGAGTCGAGCTGGTAGTTACACGTCAATCAGCGTGATGCCGACTGAGCAATAAGCCGCACGTTTAATCCCTGGTCGTGCAATTTCGAAAGTGATTTGGACAAGAAGTTGGGATCCAATGGGCACCATCACACGAGTCGTGCCTACCTTTTCGCAGACCGGGCCAACCGCTTGTGATCGTTAGACCGCTCCACATGAGATTTAAATGGGATGAACAGCTGGCGGGATCTTCAAATCTCACCCGGtgcatttgaaaatatatttatatttttaacacgTACGTCTAGAAAACAAATTTaagtgaaaatataataataaaatgttatgagtatttgataaataatagataaaaaatatttaaaatgtacATTGATATAGATAttgtttagtaaaattatattttaaaatttcattaaattatttatatctgataaatttatttttctaatgtttttataatttttattttaaaatttatatataaataaatgaatCTATATAATCTTACAAAAATTGTCGGTCCAGAAATataataatagaaataaatattaaataactttaaaaaataaataaataaaatcatatttataaAAGATATAAATTATGTCGATTTCTCATCAAATCATATCGATAATCTTGTGATTTTAAAGTATATCATATggttctttaaatttttttaaattatattaataaattataaatgCTAAAATTCTAATAAGGAAGCATCAGCATTTAagtattttataatataatatctGAATCAATAATCAATGTTAACAAAgcataaaacaataaaaaaaagcatATGAAACCCGAAACCATTTGGATTCATGTGCCATACTTTCCATCTAACCGTCCATCCCAACAAGCATATAAAACCCGAAACTAAATGAAAGTGTCTATTCTAAATCATAAGATTGCGGAGAGAGAACACATCAACCTCCTTTCCTTTCTAAACATTTCAGTCAAAATTCAATTCCATCTGAACCGTTCAGTCAAAATTCAGATCAAACAAAAGCAAATCGGCAACGCATTTAGTACATGTGGAATCCGACGAGCTTCCAaagcttctttcttcttccttcttttgccTTTAATCTGCACGTCGCTCCCGCAATTCTCTTACATGTACAAAATTCATCCAACATCGAAGGCCAAAAAAATATTCCTATCATATTTCTTTTTCTAAATCAATCTTAATTCTACTAAGAATCAATCTAAATATCCTAAAACTCCATAATATTGAAATGTAGCCGCAACCATCACCACGTTCACCACCACCGTCGCATGCCAAAGTAACGGCTTCATCCCCTGAAATCAAATTATActaaccaattatacaaacaattTCCAGGAATTATGAATTATTTttcctcataaaaaaaaaattggtttGTACCGTTGCGGATGAGATGGTGTAGTAACCGGTGGAGGACGTGTCAGTCGCAGGCGACGGCGACTCCGCCGTGTTGccaccggaggaggaggagacggtgGCAGATGAGTTCGCCGCCAGGAAATCGTAGGCGGGCGTGCCGTCGGGCTTGAAGAGACCGTAGTGCCGCTCGGACGACGGCCCGGGCTTGAGGTTCTCGTTGAAGAGCGCGAAGACGTAGACCTGGAGAGGTGCACCGGGCGACGACGGCGTCCCCTTCCTAGCCGCCACCATCCGCATGAGGTTCCCGTTGTACCGCCTCGCATTCTCCGCCGTTGCCCCGGCCTCGTCGTCGTCTCCCGCCGACGGCCAGCCAGTCTCCGAGACCACCACTTCCACCGCCTTCCCTCCCCCCGCCGCCGCTATCGCCGCCCGTACCGCGTCCACCTGCGCGTGGAGCATGTTACTGTACCGAAGCCCGGAGCCGGGGTCCACCACCCCGGCGTTGGGCTCGAAGAGCGCGTAGTCGAGGTCGACCCGCTTCGGGTCCGCCTTGTAGGCGAAGTAGGGGTAGGCGTTGATCAGGAAGGGCGAGCCGGTCTTGGCGAGGAAGGCCAGCAGCGGGGCCACGTACGGGAGAAGCTCGCGTCGGAACGCGGAGGCGGAGGGTGGGTAGGAGACCGCGAGGACGGCGAGGGAGTGGGCGGTGGTGACGGTCACCTGGTGGTCCAGGCCGAGGGCGACGAGGGCGGAGTGGAGGGACTGCATTGCCGGGAGAAGGGATCGGATCAGGACAGAGTCGTTGCCGGAGAGCACCTCGTTGCCGACGGTGACGGCGGCGATCCTGGTGGCGGGCAGGTAGGGCTGGAGGTTGGTTTTCACCCAAGCGAGGGCGGCGGAGGGGGCGATGAGGCGCGGTACGCACCGGTCGGGAAGGCCGATGATGATCTCCACGCCGGTGCCGGCGAAGGCGCGGAGGACGGCGGGGTCGGCGTCGTAAAGCTTGACGCGGGCGGCTCCCAAGgataggaggaggaggatgacatCCGGCGGCGACGGGAGGTTATCGGCGACCTGGCCGTAATTCACGCCGATTGACGACGGCGGCGACGCGGAGGCGTTCGAATGCGCTGCCGAGGAGAATGTAAAGATCGGCACCAggacgaggaggagaagcagcaggGAGAGGACCGCCATTACCACTGGATCACGAGGGGAAGCAGTGAGATCAGACGGCGTGAGACGATCGCGGCGGCCTCATATCACGGAGAAGAAAGCGGAACGCAATGAGCTCTCTCTCGGGCGGGAGAAACGACCGAGAGAGTTGCTTTAACTCCGCAGCTTTCCCTACGGTTGCGAATCTGTTCGTCTCCACGCGTAGCAGTAGGATTCGAAGACCATCACGGCACAGTCTGTTACGGGTACATCGTGGCCGTTGGAACGCCGAACAGCAAGCAAAGTGAGTGTTGGACGGTCACAACGGAAACTAAGTGTGGTCATGTGGCACAATTGTAGAGGTTTTGCATGTGCTTTCTTCGgcctaatttttgtattcaaaGGGCATGTAGGTATAAAGGAAACCTTAGTCTCCTTTGTCTCGCAGGTGGCCCATGTACAAGCTGTAACGAAGGGGAAAAGTATCTTCTTTCCAGTCTCACCTTCAGCGGTTTTCTGCACCTTTCACGGGTATCGAGAGACGGCAGTTTTTGATACAAAATTAGATAGATGCtgcaagagaagagaagggaaagcatCAGAGAGGtagccttttctttttctttttggataGGAGGGGGAGGGACTTTGGTTGAAGAGATGCTTGCGTATGGTTCAAGGAAGGTTATGTTGCTAGATTTTACCACGGTAGGCAAGCCAGCCTCGTGGACATCGGATGAGGATTCATTTCATGGTTTTGGGGATTTATTAGTGAAAAGGCTTCATTtagctaaaaaaaattatattttggaCCAGTACAATCAAATAAATAGGACGAGTTTTCAGACaaattcttcttttattttttccggAGAATATCTCCATTTTCAGATTTTCCTGcatcatctcttttttttttccgtaATACCTAACACCCATGACTAGAGTAAGTCAAGTATCTCTTTTCCTATGGATAAACCCATAGGAGAAACTAATCCAGTTATAATAGTTTTACACTTACAATACCCAAAACAGCTATAATGCAGTACAACAATACTGAAACAATATTGAATCTTGTAAAAACACTAAACATAATGTTTTTACTTTACGCTACAATGTTTTCAACAATATCAGGAAAACATTATAGTGCAatacaaaaacactataacactATAATTTGTATTGCATTccatagaaaaagaaataaaatgaaatatatatatatatatatatatatatatatatatatatatatatatatatatatatatatatatatatatatatatatatatatatatatatatatatatatatatatataggtaactgAGGGTATTCCAAGTATTaaggcaaaagaaaaagagaacagTAGGGAATTATACTTCCTGAaagaagcccaaaaagaaagactttttttcaaaaaaaatcacCCAATAAATATTGGTTACACCTGTTGCAAGTATAGTGTATCATTTGAGTCATACCATCccactctttaacttgtaatagtCGAGGCATATGCATGAGACGGTGTAATTATTCATAGGTAATATAGCATAAGTACTGCATGCAATACCAGTgagaataagtaaaataaaatattatggtAATTCCATTTGGAAAAAGATTTCAACTCTTATATGTAGCATCTCCAATTGTTTAATAGACAAACACAGCAGAAACAGAATAATTTAGTAAAACGTATGTAGATAGCCAATTTTGTTCAACTGTTATATGCGACATGAGGTGCTTTAAAATGTTTGCACAAACGTGAGAATTGCAGTGTCAAACTAGAAGAAATAATGGATGAAATTTGGTAATTTGCCAAACTACCCCAAAAAGCTAAATTTGGAAAGGAATTATTTCTCTACCTGGCCAGGTTTCGATTTTTTTGAAGTATCTGACTGGCACAACACCATCGAAGCCTTCAGTTAAGATCACTTTGTTATCAGATATGAAGAGCTTCATTCCTTCTGTGAATCGGTCATATATTAAAGATTATAATTGATGATATCAAAAAACTGATTTTTTTTTGGTCAAACACAATATGTTACAAACAGAATAATATCATACCTTGTAGTGCCTTTTCAAGGTCCAAATAAATTAGGAGATTAACATCTCGCCTCATACCTTAGGCAAAAAGTTCATAGAAAACACTATGAGCAGATGGAGATCATTTGACGAAAAAAAGAGTATAAAAGGTCTGACTTGATGGGATCTCTTTTTGAATATCTAAAAAAGCTTCCAAAAGTAGTCTATGTGGTAGAAATGCAATTAATCTCGGTGGGCATCAGTTATTGTATATTTGCTCAGGATATCCACTAGAAGGATTGTTATATTCAACACACAAAAGATCAAGCTTGAGAGTGGTGATACCACATAATTAACCTAACTAAAAACTTTAACACAGAAAGAAACAAATCCCTATTAATTGATGTAGTAAAGAGGAGCACTGACTTCAATAAAGACGTAGATTTCATATAAATTCACTGCATATTCCATATAGCCTGAATTTATATTCATGTGTAATATGGTCAATTACTGAGAAAGTATTTTTCTCGGTGATCTATCAGTTGGAACCAACAAAGTTTCCACCAGAATCATCACCCAAAGCACACTGAGGGGCTCCATTACCGGATCATGGTTTGCTACTGACTAATAacattttcttcttattttttcagTGATACCGAGCAATGGTTAGTACACTGCCTGGTATACTAGTACTATGTTGGTCTAACAAAGTGTCCAAATCAGTATCAGATGAGACTTTAAACTCTGCCAAACATATTTatatagaaaaaaaaggaaattacCATAGACAGTGTAGATCAAGCAATGAAAAGGTTTGATATGTGAACATACCACTAATAACTTCTCCATCTGTGGGCAAACCACTTGAGAAGTGTACATGTAACCTTGTCATTCGCTTAAGCCCAGATTGCAAAATTGATTCCAGGTCTCTCCTATAAGTTCCATGAACACAAACTGCAAAGTAAATTAATTAGATCCTAATTTCGAAATTTTAAGATCCACAAAAATAGAAACTAATTGAGCCATTGTTTATCTCATCCTCACCTGGAACTTCATCAGCTGACAGTATTGGTTTTAATAGACTCTCTGAGTTGATGGTCTGAAAAGGAATAAAGAAGATAACTAATTTGCATAAAGAACAAGAATCCTAAGTATGTAATTTAGCGAATAGCACCAAACGATaccatttataataaataaataagcaaAATTAGCCTTACGTTAAGTTCTACATTGTCTTTTTGTAAATAATAGTTGAAACGCTAGTAGAGGTAAATAACAGCAATGGCACCATAATATTAACTAGATACATAAGATAATCAAGTAGTAGAGCTAGTTGAATACTTAATTCAAGATGCAATAACAGAAAAGCAGTGGCACCATGACATTAAATAAAATGTTTAGCTGGAATATCTCTTCATCAAAAATCTTGGTGACATAATTTGAACCTTACATACCAAGATGGGCATCATCTGAATCTTAGCTCGAGTGACAATCATGTATCATGTAGATATAACCATTTACGTACATGTCGGTATGTTCGAATCAAGATTCCTAATTTTGCCTGGATATGCACGTACTGGTTGGTATGTACCAGTGTGACTGTGTGAGGATGAATCAGGGCGCGAACCATCCCTTTTTCGGGTGTCCTAGAGGGCGAGCCTCAGCATACATTGAGGTTACTCCTTTGCAATTTAGCTATCAAGGGCTCGAAACAGGAAAACAATTCTTTGCTCACAAGATTCAAATCCTATgtcaatttaaatttttatacAACACTGGTAAGTTTTCAATGTATACAAAGTAACTGCAAAGGGAATCAATTGTTTAATAAGTTTTCAATTTAAGTAACCAAAAAGGGAATCTATTATTTAAGATGAAATTCACGCTTTTCTATTGTTTTCTGTCTGGATTATTATTTCTCTTCATTCTAGCTTCACATTCCTTCCATTATACAAATGTTTAAGTTCTTACTAGAAGAAGACAGACACACATACAAGAAGACTTTCCACATCATTCCTCTCAACAATCAATAATACAATGAAAAAGTAATTAAAAGAAAACACTAGATGTTCCAAGCTGATGATGCTAACTTTCTATCATAGTTTATAAACATCAAGGAAACTGCAGTTTAATAAGATATGTATTAAATGGAAGAGAATGCTGGAGTAGAATGCAAATCACCACTATGGTATGCCCTTGGTTTGCACGAATTAAGAGCTCCCCATCTTCCTCCAATAGACTAAAGCGTTGTTTATTATCCCTCTTAACTGCCTGTTAGTGAATGAGACAAATATGACATTTATTAGGAATGAACAGATaagattgaagaaaggcctcacaAAATTAAAGTTGAGCACATAATTGAAAGCATGGCGAAGAGTATAGCCCAAAAATACTAGAATATCACCATCAAATAAAGTGGCCTTTTCATTCAAATTGCTCCAAGATTAGTAAAATTTTGACCAAACTGGAACTCTATGAGGTTATGGCTGGGGTGGAACCATTTAAGAACTAATATTGGTtggtattttgtttctttttttaattttcaatgaCAATAGGACTTGGAAAACTGGTTTATTCAAGAAATAGTGTTTGACATTGACATTTGTCAGCTCTGggcatcaaaataaataaataatcaaaacACCATTTTCTCTTTTGGGTTGCTGGACAAATTACCCTTCTCTATATTTCTCCTTACTTTCTGCCTATCATTCTCTCATTTTTTCTTTGCCTAAGCACCAATATTTCTGTATTAAATTGACCTAAATTCTTCTTTTGCTGGATCTATTTTCAATGATCAAAATCTATGGCAGTTCAATAACTTTGAAGTTACAGACATGGAGAATTCCGAGGACAAAGACCTGTGAAGCTTATGATAGAATGAACTTGCTATACACCTATATTGTGCTTTATTTGACTCATTAACTTTTATTCcaacaaataaagaaaattttcttcctgATAATTCACTTTGGCTCAATGGCAAGCACTCTACTGCCTAATTTGTCATCATCATATCCTTGCACCTTATAATGATGATGGGAAGGGCTTGTTTAGAAAATATAAGGCAAAATGTGTTTTCTACAATTAATAAGGAAAATGATTAATTTGTTTCACAAGAATTATGTAATATCTCaaaatgttttttcttttattcaGGATTTCAGACAAAAAAAAGAACTAGCCATGAAATCAGAAGTACCTTGGAGATTAATATATGCAGCCAATGCTGGCTCACttttagaaaatataaagcaGATAAATATATACATTGGGGAAACCATTGTATTTAAGCATGATAAGCATACATACATATTCATGAGGCATGCAACCACAGGAATTAAGTTAATGCTATTAAGGTACAAGATCTGAACTTTATATAAGACATTTACCGTCACTAACTGAAACCTAAAGATCCATGTGGACCACAGAGATTTTGCACAAGTATACCAAGATCTAAAAAATGCAAAATTCAGCTATGAGATAGTTCTTGAGCATATATAAGTAACAAGGACCAAAATGATTATCAGGAAGAAGGCACTACGGAAATCACCTCCACTACGACATAAGCAGTGCGATATATGTACAACAAGGACAGAAATTATTATCAGGAAGAAGGAACTACAGAATTCACCTCGGCTATGACATAAGTTCAGCTTTGAGCAATATATAAGCAACAAGGAATAAAATGAATATCAGGAAGAAAGCACCACAGAACTCACCTCCGTTATGAAACAAATACATCTTTTAGGAATACATATGTAACAATGACTAAAATGACTATCAGGAAGAAGGCACTATTAGAACTCACCTCCCTAATGTCTTCAACTGAATGTGACCTCAATGGAACTTTTGCAAAAGTTGTCATATTCAACTTTAATAAGTCACGAACTCGAACATACCCATCATTTCGTATATTTAAATTAAGCTCAGAAGCCATATGGCGCAAAATACGTGTCCTGAAATTGTTGAGTGAAATCAGGTTACAGTTGACAGTTTTCATGTTTGCCCAATTTGATAAAATCAGATCAACCATAATAAGATCAAAGATTAACTTGCAGAAAGTACAAAGTATTCGAGAGATCATTTAGGAAATTACAGTTGGGGACAAAAGTAGGATATCCCTTGTGTCTAAATCTAGATTGTGACTTCCCTTTATTTAAAGAAGCTTGAAACACTAACCAAATAGCAAAAAAACATCATCTAACATCATCCCTTGATCACCATATGCATAGACCAACAGTAACTTTTGTAGGCAGGCATGAACATTTTCCATCCCAATTCCATCTCAAAACAAACCAGAGATTGCTCTTAGAATTACACGTTTTTTGGGAAAGGAATTACTGGATCAGATAAGTCCCTTCAATAAGATTGTCATTCAAAATTTCCTTCTCCAAACTTCAATCCGATAAACTAATAATAAAGCAGGACAAAGAGAATATTACAGGAGACGGCCGAGAGCATCGATCCGATCACTGGCACCATCAGCTCCTCTTCCCCTTCCGCCGGAGCCTCTTCCGCTCCCTCTCCCACTGCCATCAACCAAACAAGAAGCCAAATTAAGACCACTTCCAAGGTTTTGCCCGGGGGATAGATGCGATGTGAAGAGGCGGCTACCTTGTTCTCGAGGGAGAGGAGAAAGAAGCAGCGGTTGAGAAGGGTTTGGAAGAGGAGGGATCGCCGGGGTGGGGGTTAGCCATGCGAAAAGAACTGCGATGGGAGTTCGGGCGAAGATTGGGTAGAGAAGAGGCAGAGTAGACGAGACAGGGGCAGCAGCGTAGGACGGGGAGGGAACGCCACATCGAGAAGGAAGCGGCAACGGGGAGGGCGAGAGACTTAGCGACATGTCGAAGTGCCCGCGGCGAGGAGAACCGTAGTGTCCGGAAAGCTGCACCATCTTCTTGTGGGCCATTGTGATCTCGAGCTCCAGCCCATTGTGTCATCGGTCTGCCCTAATACGATCGACGATCCATATACCTCAGCGTCGttcaatatatattatatttttatatattaattatattattaataaaattggTTAGTATAGATTGGTATATTATACATTGGTATCATACTGGCATAACTCGTTAGTAAAATGAGTCAATAAGTGACGGCATCATTTTATTCATAATTAAATCAACAAGTTAAATGTTTTCATGCcacgtatatatgcatatacattaaTATACTTGTAACATAAAAGTTAAATAACTCACATGGAAATGCTGCCAGCTTGACACAATCAACACTCATATAATCTATACGTTTCGGCTAATTATATGAATAATAATGTAGTCCAAAAAATGTGGGTTTGTAATAATCAGGGAGTACAAAAATGATAGAATTGCTTAATGAAACATATCAGCCATCAACAAATTGAGTAACTGATGCATTTGTGTATATTAATCAATACTTTCAAaccattataaataatataagagTGAGCAAAGCGACACAAGTTATGGATAGCCACTCAAGATGTTCACTTAACTGCCATTAATAACACAACCAAGTTTGATTCAGTGCTCGACAAAATATAGCAAACCATTCAGCAATACCAACTCATCGTTCATGCTCAGTTCTTGAGACAATTCTGTGCTCGGAAAGAAACCCTGCACCAATCAAGAAAAGATGCAAAGCAGGAAA
Coding sequences within:
- the LOC135642379 gene encoding glucan endo-1,3-beta-glucosidase 11-like, with protein sequence MAVLSLLLLLLVLVPIFTFSSAAHSNASASPPSSIGVNYGQVADNLPSPPDVILLLLSLGAARVKLYDADPAVLRAFAGTGVEIIIGLPDRCVPRLIAPSAALAWVKTNLQPYLPATRIAAVTVGNEVLSGNDSVLIRSLLPAMQSLHSALVALGLDHQVTVTTAHSLAVLAVSYPPSASAFRRELLPYVAPLLAFLAKTGSPFLINAYPYFAYKADPKRVDLDYALFEPNAGVVDPGSGLRYSNMLHAQVDAVRAAIAAAGGGKAVEVVVSETGWPSAGDDDEAGATAENARRYNGNLMRMVAARKGTPSSPGAPLQVYVFALFNENLKPGPSSERHYGLFKPDGTPAYDFLAANSSATVSSSSGGNTAESPSPATDTSSTGYYTISSATGMKPLLWHATVVVNVVMVAATFQYYGVLGYLD
- the LOC135642387 gene encoding uncharacterized protein LOC135642387 isoform X3 produces the protein MTQWAGARDHNGPQEDGAAFRTLRFSSPRALRHVAKSLALPVAASFSMWRSLPVLRCCPCLVYSASSLPNLRPNSHRSSFRMANPHPGDPSSSKPFSTAASFSSPSRTSGRGSGRGSGGRGRGADGASDRIDALGRLLTRILRHMASELNLNIRNDGYVRVRDLLKLNMTTFAKVPLRSHSVEDIREAVKRDNKQRFSLLEEDGELLIRANQGHTIVTINSESLLKPILSADEVPVCVHGTYRRDLESILQSGLKRMTRLHVHFSSGLPTDGEVISGMRRDVNLLIYLDLEKALQEGMKLFISDNKVILTEGFDGVVPVRYFKKIETWPASI
- the LOC135642387 gene encoding uncharacterized protein LOC135642387 isoform X1 — encoded protein: MTQWAGARDHNGPQEDGAAFRTLRFSSPRALRHVAKSLALPVAASFSMWRSLPVLRCCPCLVYSASSLPNLRPNSHRSSFRMANPHPGDPSSSKPFSTAASFSSPSRTSGRGSGRGSGGRGRGADGASDRIDALGRLLTRILRHMASELNLNIRNDGYVRVRDLLKLNMTTFAKVPLRSHSVEDIREAVKRDNKQRFSLLEEDGELLIRANQGHTIVTINSESLLKPILSADEVPVCVHGTYRRDLESILQSGLKRMTRLHVHFSSGLPTDGEVISGMRRDVNLLIYLDLEKALQEGMKLFISDNKVILTEGFDGVVPVRYFKKIETWPGVTNIYWVIFFEKKSFFLGFFQEV
- the LOC135642374 gene encoding hydroxymethylglutaryl-CoA synthase-like — encoded protein: MEPGRMDVGILAMDIYFPPTCVQQEALEDYDGASKGKYTIGLGQDCMAFCTDLEDVISMSLTVVLSLLEKYQIDPRQIGRLEVGSETVIDKSKSIKTWLMQVFEEYDNTDVEGVDSTNACYGGTAALFNCVNWVESSSWDGRYGLVVCTDSAVYAEGPARPTGGAAAIAMLIGPNAPISFESKFRGTHMAHVYDFYKPNLASEYPVVDGKLSQTCYLMALDSCYKRFCGKFEKIEGKQFSISDANYFVFHSPYNKLVQKSFARLVFNDFLHCPSNLQKEERENLEPFSNMTGEESYQSRELEKVSQQVAKPFYNVKVQPSTLLPKQIGNTYTASLYAALASVVYNKHDTLMGQRIVMFSYGSGLTSTMFSFKLHDGQHPFSLSNIASILNLSEKLKSRHVFSPEKFAETLKLMEHRYGAKDFETSKDTSLLSPGTFYLTKVDSMYRRCYAKKGSEDAPGSKMFSFSSMSMANGY
- the LOC135642387 gene encoding uncharacterized protein LOC135642387 isoform X2, translating into MTQWAGARDHNGPQEDGAAFRTLRFSSPRALRHVAKSLALPVAASFSMWRSLPVLRCCPCLVYSASSLPNLRPNSHRSSFRMANPHPGDPSSSKPFSTAASFSSPSRTSGRGSGRGSGGRGRGADGASDRIDALGRLLTRILRHMASELNLNIRNDGYVRVRDLLKLNMTTFAKVPLRSHSVEDIREAVKRDNKQRFSLLEEDGELLIRANQGHTIVTINSESLLKPILSADEVPVCVHGTYRRDLESILQSGLKRMTRLHVHFSSGLPTDGEVISGMRRDVNLLIYLDLEKALQEGMKLFISDNKVILTEGFDGVVPVRYFKKIETWPGREIIPFQI